The Croceicoccus marinus genome contains a region encoding:
- a CDS encoding TPM domain-containing protein — MAGFGTPRTVYLGEEDHRRVTAAVSAAEQHTSGEIVTILTEKSDDYLDVALCWAAAASLVGLAALAINAEFYIGLWDRLTGNWGAEHTPAELFWMAGLFAAFQFAAAMIVLAWWPFRLILVPGRIKTRRAHDRAVSFFKVGAERRTHGRTGILIYLSMREHRAEIVADAAIAHKVPDEVWGEAMIDMLGELKEGRTAAAMVSGVEHVGKVLAEHFPRAHDDQNEIPDRLIEL, encoded by the coding sequence ATGGCAGGTTTCGGCACACCCAGGACCGTCTATCTGGGCGAGGAGGATCATCGCCGCGTCACCGCAGCGGTCAGCGCGGCGGAGCAGCACACCTCGGGCGAGATCGTGACGATCCTGACCGAGAAGTCGGACGATTATCTCGATGTCGCATTGTGCTGGGCGGCGGCGGCCTCGCTGGTCGGGCTGGCGGCGCTGGCGATCAATGCCGAGTTCTATATCGGCCTGTGGGACCGGCTGACGGGCAACTGGGGCGCCGAACACACCCCTGCCGAGCTGTTCTGGATGGCGGGGCTGTTCGCCGCGTTCCAGTTTGCCGCGGCGATGATCGTGCTGGCGTGGTGGCCGTTCCGGCTGATCCTGGTGCCCGGACGCATCAAGACAAGACGCGCGCACGACCGCGCGGTATCCTTCTTCAAGGTGGGGGCCGAGCGGCGCACCCATGGCCGCACCGGTATCCTGATCTATCTGTCGATGCGCGAGCACCGGGCCGAGATCGTCGCCGATGCCGCCATCGCCCACAAGGTGCCCGACGAGGTCTGGGGCGAGGCGATGATCGACATGCTGGGCGAGCTGAAGGAAGGGCGCACCGCGGCCGCCATGGTGTCGGGCGTGGAGCATGTCGGCAAGGTTCTGGCCGAACATTTCCCGCGCGCCCATGACGATCAGAACGAGATTCCCGATCGCCTGATCGAACTCTGA
- a CDS encoding pyridoxal phosphate-dependent aminotransferase, with translation MPHATLPADTREELGGRGFNRRQVGRIAMILGGGTAMASFGRPALAQQSGPAAVGAVRIASNECWTGPFAEGAAAAAMAVKEGNRYEPDNDHARLAATVAGVEGVPQDHILSWPGSSDPLNRVVVSFCSPERGLVTADPSYEQAWRTSQWLGVPLQRVPLTADHRHDVRAMLAADPNAGLYYICSPNNPTGTLTPLADIVWLAENKPKDAVLVVDEAYIHFADTPSAAGLAASRDDVIVLRTFSKMFGMAGMRLGLTFANPALYDRMMRYDGQQVTFMVPMTAVACGTACLPLAGKIAARRAEMVAVREETLAHMQARGIPTIASHANMFMADWGTLGTPADMQAKFMEHNVQIGRSWDALPTMSRITVGSAADMQAFRLALDRILMG, from the coding sequence ATGCCGCACGCAACGCTGCCCGCCGACACGCGCGAGGAACTGGGCGGGCGCGGCTTCAACCGCCGCCAGGTCGGCCGCATCGCGATGATCCTGGGCGGCGGCACGGCAATGGCCAGCTTCGGCCGCCCCGCCCTTGCCCAGCAATCCGGCCCTGCCGCGGTGGGCGCGGTGCGGATCGCGTCGAACGAATGCTGGACCGGCCCCTTTGCCGAGGGCGCCGCCGCCGCCGCGATGGCGGTGAAGGAAGGCAATCGCTACGAACCCGACAACGATCACGCCCGCCTCGCCGCCACGGTGGCCGGGGTCGAGGGCGTGCCGCAGGACCACATCCTTTCCTGGCCCGGCTCCAGCGATCCGCTCAACCGCGTGGTCGTCAGCTTCTGCTCGCCCGAACGCGGGCTGGTGACCGCCGATCCCAGCTATGAGCAGGCGTGGCGCACCAGCCAGTGGCTGGGGGTTCCGCTGCAGCGCGTGCCGCTGACCGCCGACCACCGCCACGACGTGCGCGCGATGCTGGCCGCCGATCCGAACGCGGGGCTCTATTACATCTGCTCGCCCAACAACCCCACCGGCACGCTGACCCCGCTGGCCGATATCGTCTGGCTGGCGGAGAACAAGCCGAAGGACGCCGTGCTGGTGGTGGACGAGGCCTATATCCACTTCGCCGACACGCCCAGCGCCGCCGGCCTTGCCGCCAGCCGCGACGACGTGATCGTGCTGCGCACCTTTTCCAAGATGTTCGGCATGGCGGGGATGCGGCTGGGGCTGACCTTCGCCAATCCCGCGCTGTATGACCGGATGATGCGCTATGACGGTCAGCAGGTGACCTTCATGGTGCCGATGACCGCGGTCGCCTGCGGCACCGCCTGCCTGCCGCTGGCCGGCAAGATCGCCGCCCGCCGTGCCGAGATGGTCGCGGTGCGCGAGGAGACCCTGGCCCACATGCAGGCGCGCGGCATCCCGACGATCGCGTCGCACGCGAACATGTTCATGGCCGACTGGGGCACGCTGGGGACCCCCGCCGACATGCAGGCAAAGTTCATGGAGCATAACGTGCAGATCGGCCGGTCATGGGACGCATTGCCGACGATGAGCCGGATCACGGTCGGCTCCGCCGCCGACATGCAGGCGTTCCGGCTGGCGCTCGACCGGATCCTGATGGGCTGA
- a CDS encoding TPM domain-containing protein, whose amino-acid sequence MRFLPVLIWLAAALLAPLGSRDAMAQEFPELTGRVVDAAGIIPPAEEAALAQKLQAFEARTARQLVVATVPDLQGYDIESYGYQLGRTWGIGSEESDDGALLIVAPNERKVRIEVGYGLEPILTDGLSFLVINREILPRFKQGDMPGGIAAGTDAIIQQLELPPEQAAQVAAAANEEAAQAREGDGIGIFEVIFLLVFLFFFIIPLLRGLRGGHRYRGGAPVIIWGGGGFGGGSGGGMGGGFGGGFSGGGGGFGGGGASGGW is encoded by the coding sequence ATGAGATTTTTGCCTGTCCTGATCTGGCTTGCGGCCGCCTTGCTTGCGCCCCTGGGGTCCCGCGACGCGATGGCGCAGGAGTTTCCCGAGCTGACGGGCCGCGTCGTCGATGCGGCGGGCATCATCCCCCCTGCCGAGGAAGCCGCGCTGGCGCAGAAGCTGCAGGCGTTCGAGGCGCGCACCGCTCGCCAGCTGGTGGTCGCGACCGTGCCTGACCTGCAGGGCTATGACATCGAAAGCTATGGCTATCAGCTGGGCCGCACATGGGGCATCGGCAGCGAGGAGAGCGACGACGGCGCGCTGCTGATCGTCGCGCCCAACGAACGCAAGGTGCGGATCGAGGTGGGCTATGGGCTCGAGCCGATCCTGACCGACGGGCTGTCGTTCCTGGTCATCAACCGCGAGATCCTGCCGCGCTTCAAGCAGGGCGACATGCCGGGCGGGATCGCGGCGGGCACCGACGCGATCATACAGCAGCTGGAACTGCCGCCCGAACAGGCCGCGCAGGTCGCCGCCGCCGCCAACGAGGAAGCGGCGCAGGCGCGCGAGGGCGACGGGATCGGCATCTTCGAGGTGATCTTCCTGCTCGTCTTCCTGTTCTTCTTCATCATTCCGCTGCTGCGGGGCCTGCGCGGCGGGCATCGCTATCGCGGCGGCGCGCCGGTGATCATCTGGGGCGGCGGCGGCTTTGGCGGCGGGTCCGGCGGCGGCATGGGCGGAGGCTTCGGCGGCGGTTTTTCGGGCGGCGGCGGCGGCTTCGGCGGCGGCGGCGCGAGCGGGGGCTGGTAA
- a CDS encoding PRC-barrel domain-containing protein, giving the protein MADTAERNSTTRTGTGRTDTGRSRSVRELVDSGHMMERDEGKDLIASDRVEGTAVYRPDGEKIGKINHFMVGKRNGRVEYAVLSFGGFLGLGAEHRPVPWEALDYDTALEGYVLSAEEDTLKASPTIRDNERPDWDRAYAAQIYGYWGVPY; this is encoded by the coding sequence ATGGCCGATACCGCAGAACGCAACAGCACCACCCGCACCGGCACTGGCCGTACCGATACTGGCCGCAGCCGCTCCGTGCGCGAGCTGGTGGATTCCGGACACATGATGGAGCGCGACGAGGGCAAGGACCTGATCGCGTCCGACCGCGTGGAAGGCACCGCCGTCTATCGCCCCGATGGCGAGAAGATCGGCAAGATCAACCATTTCATGGTCGGCAAGCGCAATGGCCGCGTCGAATATGCGGTGTTGAGCTTCGGCGGCTTCCTGGGCCTGGGCGCGGAACACCGCCCCGTGCCGTGGGAAGCGCTGGACTACGACACTGCGCTCGAAGGCTATGTGCTTTCCGCCGAAGAGGACACGCTGAAGGCCAGCCCGACGATCCGCGACAATGAACGCCCCGACTGGGACCGCGCCTATGCCGCGCAGATCTATGGCTATTGGGGCGTGCCCTACTGA
- a CDS encoding TPM domain-containing protein — protein sequence MPAGDILRHPLRHWRWFALAFVLTAGFILPWSGGAFRYVGDDADGAEEAGGASAYAQEVERVIDPIGLFEADEARRLSAAVDQARARSGARFVVLTTRGLRGEDFDRFASRFHGGWERATGQNDAAIVFVSPGDSLVGVSTGHDLPIRPTDAERQAIIERMKPLARQGEFEAAMMTGMEGIEDLLAKAAAPNET from the coding sequence GTGCCGGCCGGCGACATCTTGCGGCACCCGCTGCGGCACTGGCGCTGGTTCGCGCTGGCCTTCGTGCTGACCGCGGGTTTCATCCTGCCGTGGAGCGGCGGGGCGTTCCGCTATGTCGGCGACGATGCCGACGGCGCGGAGGAGGCGGGCGGCGCCTCGGCCTATGCGCAGGAGGTGGAGCGGGTGATCGACCCGATCGGCCTGTTCGAGGCGGACGAGGCGCGGCGCCTGTCCGCCGCCGTGGACCAGGCGCGCGCGCGCAGCGGGGCGCGTTTCGTGGTGCTGACGACGCGCGGATTGCGCGGCGAGGACTTCGATCGTTTCGCAAGCCGGTTCCATGGCGGCTGGGAACGTGCGACGGGGCAGAATGACGCGGCGATCGTGTTCGTGTCGCCGGGCGATTCGCTGGTGGGCGTGTCGACCGGGCACGATCTGCCGATCCGCCCCACCGACGCGGAGCGGCAGGCGATCATCGAGCGGATGAAGCCGCTGGCCCGACAGGGCGAATTCGAAGCGGCGATGATGACCGGAATGGAAGGGATCGAGGATCTGCTGGCGAAAGCGGCGGCTCCGAACGAGACATGA
- a CDS encoding NUDIX hydrolase yields MTADRDAPERIAWEGRWIVAKQRGRWEYVSRARSIRAAVVLAVEDGHVLLVEQYRVPLGKNCIELPAGLIGDDDSGPDEDPLAAAGRELEEETGYRAAVLEDAGEFWSSPGMVSESFTLVKARGLTKTGEGGGVEGEDIIVHRVPLSDIERFVAGARADGKAVDVKLLLLLGAGLLQD; encoded by the coding sequence ATGACCGCAGACCGGGACGCACCCGAACGCATCGCCTGGGAAGGCAGATGGATCGTCGCGAAGCAGCGGGGGCGCTGGGAATATGTGTCGCGCGCGCGGTCGATCCGGGCGGCGGTGGTGCTGGCGGTGGAGGACGGCCACGTGCTGCTGGTCGAGCAATATCGCGTGCCGCTGGGCAAGAACTGCATCGAGCTGCCCGCCGGACTGATCGGCGACGACGACAGCGGCCCGGACGAGGATCCGCTGGCCGCCGCGGGCCGCGAGCTGGAAGAGGAAACCGGCTATCGCGCGGCCGTGCTGGAGGATGCGGGCGAATTCTGGTCCTCGCCCGGCATGGTGAGCGAGAGCTTCACGCTGGTGAAGGCGCGCGGGCTGACGAAAACGGGCGAGGGCGGCGGCGTCGAGGGCGAGGACATCATCGTCCACCGCGTGCCGCTGTCCGACATCGAGCGCTTCGTCGCCGGTGCGCGCGCCGATGGCAAGGCGGTGGACGTCAAGCTGCTGCTGCTGCTGGGCGCAGGATTGCTGCAAGACTAG
- the mscL gene encoding large conductance mechanosensitive channel protein MscL, translated as MLMEFKKFIARGNVLDLAVGVVIGAAFGKITTSLTENVIMPLLGWIFGTIDWSNHFLVLGGIPADYTGDTADFAALKEAGVPVIGYGDLITQVVNFLLIAFALFLLVRSANRVMEEIEEKMVKAENTKEEPSVPTDPQLDVLKEIRDQLKASAKI; from the coding sequence ATGCTCATGGAATTCAAGAAGTTCATCGCCCGCGGCAACGTGCTCGACCTGGCGGTGGGCGTCGTCATCGGCGCGGCCTTCGGCAAGATCACCACCTCGCTGACCGAGAATGTCATCATGCCGCTGCTGGGCTGGATCTTCGGCACGATCGACTGGTCGAACCATTTCCTCGTGCTTGGCGGCATCCCGGCGGACTACACCGGCGACACCGCCGACTTCGCCGCCTTGAAAGAGGCGGGCGTGCCGGTCATCGGCTACGGCGACCTCATCACCCAGGTCGTGAACTTCCTGCTGATCGCCTTCGCCCTGTTCCTGCTGGTGCGCAGCGCCAACCGGGTGATGGAGGAAATCGAGGAAAAGATGGTCAAGGCCGAGAACACCAAGGAAGAACCGTCTGTGCCCACCGATCCGCAGCTCGACGTGCTCAAGGAAATCCGCGACCAGCTGAAGGCGTCGGCTAAAATCTGA
- a CDS encoding LemA family protein has protein sequence MANSRLIRLLVAGLLLGMLAACGINSVPTAEEEAKARWADVQNAYDRRAQLLPNLASVASSASEQERGILTDVIEARSRATSIQVSADDLDNPEVMQQYAQAQGQLSQGLGRLLANFEAYPQLQSITNYQMLQSQVEGSENRINIAVRDYNEAVREYNTTIRTFPSIIGAKLVHGAEPMVPFEAVTPDAEQAPDLGEML, from the coding sequence ATGGCCAATTCCAGACTCATCCGCCTGCTTGTCGCGGGGCTGCTTCTTGGCATGCTCGCCGCCTGCGGCATCAATTCCGTGCCCACTGCCGAGGAAGAGGCCAAGGCCCGCTGGGCCGACGTGCAGAACGCCTATGACCGGCGCGCGCAATTGCTGCCCAATCTTGCATCGGTCGCCAGCAGCGCGAGCGAGCAGGAGCGCGGGATCCTGACCGACGTGATCGAGGCGCGCAGCCGCGCGACCAGCATCCAGGTCAGTGCCGACGACCTGGATAACCCCGAGGTAATGCAGCAATATGCGCAGGCGCAGGGCCAGCTGTCGCAGGGGCTGGGCCGGCTGCTCGCCAATTTCGAGGCCTATCCCCAGCTTCAGTCGATCACCAATTACCAGATGCTGCAGAGCCAGGTCGAAGGCAGCGAGAACCGGATCAATATCGCGGTGCGCGATTATAACGAGGCGGTGCGCGAGTATAACACCACGATCCGCACCTTCCCGTCGATCATCGGCGCCAAGCTGGTGCATGGCGCCGAGCCGATGGTGCCGTTCGAGGCGGTGACCCCCGATGCCGAGCAGGCGCCCGACCTGGGCGAGATGCTCTGA
- a CDS encoding class I SAM-dependent methyltransferase has protein sequence MRLKLLVAAMALATPAAVLADHHANPAMEAALAQDNRADDRARDQYRHPAETLAFFQVEPGMTVADFMPSGGWYTRVLVPYLGADGHYIGLNPDPALITDQGGKDYTSKMVPRFAEQSPAWNLSGAKVDNMTTGDLTDAHDGTVDRALIFREMHNMKRWGSAGAELDRIHDLLKDDGMLGIVQHRARADAPDAYVDGSKGYLRQQDVIDMVGQHGFELVGASEINANAKDPANWEGGVWSLPPSYSGAEDEATRTARAAIGESDRMTLLFRKRG, from the coding sequence ATGCGCTTGAAGCTGCTTGTTGCCGCCATGGCATTGGCCACCCCTGCCGCCGTGCTTGCCGACCATCACGCCAATCCGGCGATGGAAGCCGCGCTGGCGCAGGACAACCGCGCCGACGACCGCGCCCGCGACCAGTATCGCCACCCCGCCGAAACCCTGGCCTTCTTCCAGGTCGAGCCGGGGATGACGGTGGCCGACTTCATGCCCTCGGGCGGGTGGTATACCCGCGTGCTGGTGCCCTATCTGGGCGCGGACGGGCATTATATCGGGCTGAACCCCGATCCGGCGCTGATCACCGACCAGGGCGGCAAGGACTATACGTCGAAGATGGTGCCGCGTTTCGCCGAGCAAAGCCCCGCATGGAACCTGTCGGGCGCGAAGGTCGACAACATGACCACCGGCGATCTGACCGACGCGCATGACGGCACGGTCGACCGCGCGCTGATCTTTCGCGAGATGCACAACATGAAGCGCTGGGGCAGCGCCGGGGCGGAGCTGGACCGTATCCACGACCTGCTGAAGGACGACGGCATGCTGGGCATCGTCCAGCACCGCGCCCGCGCCGATGCGCCCGACGCCTATGTCGACGGGTCCAAGGGCTATCTGCGCCAGCAGGACGTGATCGACATGGTCGGGCAGCACGGCTTCGAACTGGTCGGGGCGAGCGAGATCAACGCCAATGCCAAGGACCCGGCCAATTGGGAAGGCGGCGTCTGGTCGCTGCCGCCCAGCTATAGCGGTGCCGAGGACGAGGCGACCCGCACGGCGCGCGCCGCCATTGGCGAGAGCGACCGCATGACGCTGCTGTTCAGGAAGCGCGGCTGA